One window of Thermodesulfobacteriota bacterium genomic DNA carries:
- a CDS encoding ribonuclease Z, whose product MKLTILGSGTCVPYHRRGSSSYALQLSKSTILLDCGNGATWKLGKAGINYLDIDHVFITHFHPDHTSDLIPFLFATRYSYGSTREKQLQLWGPPGFISFFSALKEAYSDWIVPQELIVNDIDKNELQLEDFVLKSAHTLHTENSLAYRIDSEGKSLVYSGDTDYSESLVKLAENADILLIECSMPDELKVEGHLTPTEVSRVANESGAKKIILTHLYPVCDERDFLVRTRNKVDVDVVVAEDFLEIVV is encoded by the coding sequence ATGAAGCTAACTATTCTTGGCTCTGGCACCTGCGTTCCCTATCATAGGAGAGGTTCCTCCTCCTATGCATTACAACTCTCAAAGTCGACAATACTGCTAGACTGTGGCAATGGAGCCACCTGGAAGCTTGGAAAGGCGGGAATTAACTATTTAGACATAGATCACGTATTTATAACACATTTTCATCCTGATCACACTTCCGATTTGATACCTTTTTTGTTTGCCACTAGATATTCATACGGATCGACAAGAGAAAAACAATTACAATTATGGGGACCACCAGGATTCATAAGTTTTTTCTCGGCTTTAAAAGAGGCCTACAGTGATTGGATCGTACCACAAGAACTCATAGTAAACGATATCGACAAAAACGAGCTACAACTTGAAGATTTTGTCCTAAAGTCAGCACACACCCTCCACACAGAAAACAGCCTTGCATACAGGATTGATTCTGAAGGTAAATCGCTGGTATATTCTGGAGACACAGACTATTCAGAATCATTGGTCAAACTTGCCGAGAACGCCGATATTTTGTTGATTGAATGTTCAATGCCAGACGAATTAAAGGTCGAAGGACATCTCACTCCGACCGAGGTTAGCAGGGTTGCGAATGAATCAGGCGCAAAAAAGATAATACTCACCCATTTATACCCTGTCTGCGATGAAAGAGATTTTTTGGTTCGGACGAGAAATAAAGTAGATGTCGATGTTGTAGTAGCTGAGGATTTTCTTGAAATTGTAGTCTGA
- a CDS encoding glycosyltransferase family 9 protein, whose amino-acid sequence MNFKIKGLKILDCILGRAAGSLARAFIQPRSGESNRTQNFSVTTESQKKLKILVIRPGGIGDAALLYPFLKALKGHFNNSEIDVLAEKRNSGILVGCPYINDVFLYDSGPFFALYKTLKKNYDIVIDSEQWHRLSAVFAYLTRAPIRIGFATNNRSELFTHAVPYSQDQYEVFSFLNLASTITGDNYEFNNMSPFIPIDRKLVSKFSLQINGLRKRCAAIAGIFSGATIPERRWGISKFVALTEGLINEGFGIVIIGGNEDLDDSVKLEEIANGDVTINYAGKTSLIETAAIISQLDLLVSSDTGLMHIAYGVGTPTVSLFGAGIQKKWAPIGNSNIALNKRLPCSPCTRFGYTPKCSYEVRCLSDISVEEAKGAVLELVSRLEGHN is encoded by the coding sequence ATGAACTTCAAAATTAAAGGTTTAAAAATACTTGATTGTATTTTAGGCAGAGCGGCAGGTTCTCTTGCAAGGGCTTTTATTCAGCCGAGATCAGGAGAAAGTAATCGGACACAAAATTTCTCAGTTACCACCGAATCACAAAAAAAACTAAAGATACTTGTCATAAGACCGGGTGGGATAGGTGACGCAGCCCTTCTATACCCCTTTTTAAAGGCTTTAAAAGGGCATTTCAATAATTCTGAAATAGATGTACTTGCTGAAAAGAGGAATTCGGGAATTTTGGTCGGTTGTCCGTATATAAACGACGTATTCTTGTATGACTCAGGACCTTTTTTTGCACTTTATAAAACTCTCAAAAAGAATTATGACATAGTCATTGACTCGGAACAGTGGCATAGGTTATCTGCCGTTTTTGCTTACTTAACGAGGGCGCCGATAAGGATCGGGTTTGCTACCAACAACAGATCTGAACTCTTTACACATGCGGTTCCTTACAGCCAAGATCAATATGAGGTCTTTAGCTTTCTGAATTTAGCTTCAACAATTACCGGAGATAATTACGAATTTAATAATATGTCGCCATTTATACCAATTGATCGAAAACTAGTATCGAAATTTAGTCTTCAAATTAATGGACTACGGAAAAGATGCGCTGCAATTGCAGGGATATTCAGCGGGGCAACAATACCTGAAAGGAGATGGGGAATAAGTAAATTTGTGGCGCTAACAGAAGGCTTAATAAATGAGGGTTTTGGAATTGTGATCATCGGAGGAAATGAGGATTTAGATGATTCAGTTAAATTGGAGGAAATCGCTAATGGTGATGTTACTATCAACTATGCCGGGAAGACCTCCCTAATCGAAACCGCGGCAATAATCTCCCAGCTTGATTTATTGGTATCTTCAGATACCGGGCTTATGCATATTGCCTATGGTGTGGGAACACCAACAGTTTCTCTCTTCGGTGCAGGAATACAAAAGAAGTGGGCTCCAATTGGCAACAGTAACATCGCATTGAACAAACGTCTTCCCTGCAGTCCCTGTACGAGGTTCGGATACACTCCAAAATGCTCTTACGAGGTGAGATGTCTTAGCGACATCTCGGTTGAAGAGGCAAAAGGGGCGGTGTTGGAACTGGTCTCCCGGTTGGAAGGGCATAATTAG
- the pgeF gene encoding peptidoglycan editing factor PgeF, with the protein MNPIISQNLSNIGRVVHGFLNKNFVGDIDEAAHCSGLKRIYTMRQIHSDIVFLLNDELTKENRKEGDAIVTSMRNLGVGIYTADCVPLLLVDGEAKVVAAVHAGWRGTLSGVVNRTIKRIEKDYGILSSKVSAAIGPSIGMCCYEVGEEVAVQFIKKYDKWSEFLYKKNNSKYFIDLRMANVRNLLDAGVANFEVMDICTMCNRDFHSYRREGKGVGRQLSFIGLV; encoded by the coding sequence ATGAATCCCATTATATCACAAAATTTGTCGAATATTGGTAGGGTAGTACATGGATTCTTAAACAAGAATTTTGTTGGGGATATTGATGAAGCCGCACATTGCTCTGGGCTGAAAAGGATTTATACGATGAGACAGATTCACAGTGATATTGTATTTCTCCTGAATGATGAATTAACAAAAGAGAATAGGAAAGAAGGCGACGCTATTGTAACGAGTATGAGGAATCTCGGAGTCGGGATTTACACAGCTGATTGTGTTCCTTTGCTCTTGGTTGACGGGGAAGCGAAAGTTGTAGCTGCTGTACACGCTGGTTGGAGGGGCACTCTTTCTGGGGTCGTGAATAGAACTATTAAGAGGATTGAGAAAGACTATGGAATCCTGTCTTCTAAGGTTTCCGCAGCTATAGGGCCATCGATTGGTATGTGCTGCTACGAGGTTGGCGAAGAGGTAGCCGTCCAATTCATAAAGAAGTACGATAAGTGGAGTGAGTTTTTGTATAAAAAGAATAATTCGAAATACTTTATTGATTTAAGAATGGCTAACGTTAGGAACTTGCTTGACGCAGGAGTAGCAAATTTTGAAGTTATGGATATTTGCACTATGTGTAATAGAGACTTTCACTCTTATAGAAGGGAGGGTAAAGGGGTTGGTAGGCAACTGAGCTTCATTGGCCTGGTTTAG
- a CDS encoding SAM-dependent chlorinase/fluorinase: protein MKRIITLTTDFCNRDHYVGSMKGVIYSINPDATITDITHEIPVHDIFSAAFTLRSFIPYFPKETINIVVVDPGVGSSRKPIALEADEKFFVGPDNGVFTYVILESESLRAYEISNPKYFLPDVSFTFHGRDIFAPVAAHLSLGISIEDLGERLLDPFILEIKEPEIGDREIVGEVIFEDTFGNLITNIPGSMIDSDSRLSVCGIVINGVCKSYSQASEGELLAVIGSLGFLELSVNKGRASDLIRCRSRKVYVRNN from the coding sequence ATGAAGCGTATTATAACTTTAACCACGGATTTTTGTAATAGGGATCATTATGTGGGTTCGATGAAAGGGGTTATTTATTCGATCAATCCCGATGCCACTATTACGGACATTACGCATGAGATTCCGGTTCATGATATCTTCAGTGCGGCTTTTACCCTCAGAAGCTTCATTCCGTATTTCCCCAAAGAAACGATAAATATAGTGGTTGTTGATCCTGGCGTAGGCAGCAGCAGAAAACCAATTGCCTTGGAAGCGGATGAAAAATTTTTTGTGGGCCCTGATAATGGAGTTTTTACCTATGTTATTCTGGAATCAGAATCGTTAAGGGCATATGAAATTTCTAACCCAAAATACTTTCTACCAGATGTAAGTTTTACATTTCATGGAAGGGACATATTTGCACCTGTTGCCGCGCATCTTTCTCTGGGTATTTCTATTGAGGATTTGGGGGAGAGATTACTTGATCCATTCATACTTGAAATAAAAGAGCCTGAAATAGGAGATAGAGAGATAGTAGGCGAAGTGATTTTCGAGGACACATTCGGGAATCTTATAACAAATATACCCGGTAGTATGATCGATTCAGATTCTAGGCTATCCGTGTGTGGTATTGTAATAAATGGGGTTTGCAAATCATATTCTCAAGCGTCGGAGGGTGAGCTTTTAGCAGTCATAGGTAGTTTGGGATTTCTTGAATTATCCGTTAATAAGGGACGGGCTTCTGATTTGATTAGATGTAGATCTAGAAAGGTTTATGTCAGGAATAATTAG
- a CDS encoding endonuclease domain-containing protein, with product MLLNRARELTKNPQEAERKLWAHLRLRQIGGYKFRRQHPLGPYIVDFVCIEKKLIVEVDGGQHDEKRSHDAIRDRWLEEKGFKVIRFWNNEVLRHIDIVEEVIESELGCGER from the coding sequence ATGCTTCTTAATAGAGCGAGGGAATTGACAAAAAATCCTCAAGAAGCAGAACGAAAATTGTGGGCTCATCTCCGTCTTCGTCAGATCGGAGGATATAAATTTAGGAGGCAACATCCCTTAGGGCCCTACATTGTTGATTTTGTTTGTATAGAGAAGAAATTAATTGTAGAAGTGGACGGAGGACAGCACGATGAAAAGAGGTCTCATGATGCAATAAGGGATAGGTGGCTGGAAGAAAAAGGCTTTAAGGTAATAAGATTTTGGAATAATGAGGTGTTGAGGCATATTGATATTGTAGAGGAAGTAATCGAGAGTGAACTAGGCTGCGGGGAAAGGTAA
- a CDS encoding nitroreductase family protein translates to MELFEAIGSRRSIRFFKPWKPVEEWKIQMMLQAARYASCQGNCGSTEAIVIDKKTYPKDKFEQIVECASPFNEIHLRQAPIVIAWLLNLDAWYKELVQSFAVLFPARAISAAHGWTYKLLTEVTYPRLMSFPRDRTEDLLRIEAGQAIAHSLLMATELGLGCCLLATGRKPAEFPKVLGTPDNVVPIWLMAVGYPLESPGQRPRKRFDRLFHSNTYGNPLKEDTRVKEDLKEKRMIQPMDPLPGREEEIKHICRMFGFTEDMPDMPKEHIKALYGEESPYFGELPEGLEEKGV, encoded by the coding sequence ATGGAGCTCTTTGAAGCTATAGGTTCGAGGAGAAGCATTAGGTTCTTTAAACCATGGAAGCCTGTTGAAGAATGGAAGATTCAGATGATGCTACAGGCTGCAAGGTATGCATCCTGTCAGGGTAACTGCGGTTCGACAGAAGCCATCGTTATAGATAAAAAAACTTATCCAAAAGACAAATTCGAACAGATTGTTGAGTGCGCTTCGCCTTTTAATGAAATTCATCTCAGACAGGCACCAATCGTCATAGCCTGGCTTTTAAATCTCGATGCATGGTATAAAGAGTTAGTCCAATCATTTGCTGTGCTCTTCCCTGCAAGGGCTATAAGCGCCGCGCATGGATGGACATATAAACTTCTTACAGAGGTAACATATCCCCGTCTCATGAGCTTTCCCCGTGACAGAACAGAGGATCTTTTAAGGATTGAGGCAGGCCAGGCAATAGCTCATTCACTCCTGATGGCTACGGAGCTTGGTCTTGGGTGTTGCCTTCTCGCCACAGGTAGAAAACCAGCCGAGTTTCCGAAGGTTCTGGGAACACCCGATAATGTCGTCCCAATATGGCTCATGGCAGTTGGTTATCCACTTGAAAGCCCTGGGCAGAGACCCAGAAAGCGTTTTGATAGGTTGTTTCATTCTAACACCTATGGTAATCCCCTAAAAGAAGATACAAGAGTAAAGGAAGATCTAAAAGAGAAAAGAATGATTCAGCCAATGGACCCGCTTCCCGGAAGAGAGGAGGAGATTAAGCACATATGCAGGATGTTTGGATTTACAGAAGACATGCCTGATATGCCCAAGGAGCACATAAAGGCTCTATATGGGGAAGAATCTCCCTATTTTGGGGAACTGCCTGAAGGCCTTGAGGAAAAGGGGGTTTAA
- a CDS encoding RluA family pseudouridine synthase: protein MNIKEDNFDVFNVPENLSGLRADVAVSHLRSDLTRSQIRRLISEKSILVEGKAIKPSKRVIGGEVISVIIPPPEPLNVQPQDIEISIIYEDDEIILVNKPPGLAVHPGAGIRDGTLVNALLYRCNGLSGIGGKIRPGIVHRLDKNTSGIIVVAKNDFSHQHLVNQFKARLVKKMYIALVVGEIEKDSGTFSSPISRHPTNRIKMTTKTKKGREALTSWRILKRYDQVTLVAIEPKTGRTHQIRVHFADNGFPLLGDDVYGPKRYRTQFLEYVSKKLGRQALHASKLCFKHPKSGNRMEFSAPLAEDLMDVIGLFQEKT from the coding sequence ATGAATATCAAAGAGGATAATTTTGACGTGTTTAATGTACCTGAGAATCTTTCTGGACTGAGAGCGGATGTTGCTGTTTCTCATCTCCGTTCCGATCTTACTCGATCACAGATCAGAAGACTAATAAGTGAAAAAAGCATATTGGTAGAAGGTAAGGCTATAAAACCTTCAAAAAGGGTTATCGGTGGTGAGGTGATATCCGTCATCATCCCTCCTCCCGAACCTTTGAATGTTCAACCGCAGGATATAGAAATTTCGATTATATACGAAGACGATGAAATAATTCTGGTTAATAAACCTCCCGGATTAGCGGTTCACCCGGGTGCCGGAATAAGAGATGGCACTCTGGTAAACGCACTACTATACAGATGTAATGGTCTATCCGGAATTGGTGGAAAGATTAGACCAGGGATAGTTCATCGACTCGATAAGAATACCTCCGGAATAATTGTGGTTGCAAAAAACGATTTTTCGCATCAGCACCTTGTTAACCAGTTTAAAGCAAGGCTAGTAAAAAAAATGTATATAGCTCTGGTTGTAGGGGAAATTGAAAAAGACTCAGGTACCTTTTCGTCTCCTATAAGCAGGCATCCAACAAATAGGATTAAGATGACGACAAAGACAAAAAAAGGGCGAGAAGCCTTGACTAGCTGGAGAATTTTGAAAAGATATGATCAAGTCACTTTGGTTGCAATTGAGCCGAAGACTGGTAGGACTCATCAGATCAGGGTTCACTTCGCAGACAATGGATTTCCACTCCTTGGGGATGACGTATATGGGCCAAAGAGATATAGAACTCAATTCTTGGAGTATGTTTCAAAGAAACTAGGACGGCAAGCCCTTCACGCTTCTAAGCTCTGCTTCAAGCACCCAAAATCGGGAAATAGAATGGAGTTTTCTGCACCTCTTGCGGAAGACTTAATGGATGTTATTGGGCTTTTTCAAGAGAAAACTTAA